DNA sequence from the Rhipicephalus sanguineus isolate Rsan-2018 unplaced genomic scaffold, BIME_Rsan_1.4 Seq277, whole genome shotgun sequence genome:
AATTTCTGTTCATTCACGAGGCATGTAGAGTTTAATAAATGTTATATCTAAATTTTTTTCAGATAATGTATGCTGGCGATAAAGGAACTCGGGAGGCAGCAATTGAAGAGCTGAAGCTACCTTCGCAAGCATACATTTCTCGCGTAATGACGTTCTTGGACAAGAAGAAAGAGTGGGTAGTGCTGTACCGCAGCGAGGTTATGACTAGAGGTCATAACACCTACAACATTGCTGAGGCATCGATAAGGATCTTGAAAGACATTGTGCTTTCGAGAACAAAAGCTTTCAACGCCGTAGCACTATTAGAATCTATCTTGCAAGTCTGGGAGACCTGCTTTCAAGCCAGAATTCTAAGGCATGCTAACGACTGCATCCCATCGCATCACATTTTATGTCATAACCTCCTGAAGAGGATGCCAGATGGAGCTGCAGAGACCATTGTATATCAGGGGAACCAATGCTACATGGTACCAAGCGCAAAGAAGAACGACGTTTATGAAGTTTATGGAGACACTGGCATCTGCACATGTCCGGCAGGAAACACAGGTGCTTTCTGTAAGCACCAGGCGTTGGTGCAAAAAAAGTTCGGGGGCATGTTCCCAAGCTGCCCAGCACTATCTGCAAATGACTGCCACCAACTGGGATGGCTAGCTCTTGGAGACAACTGCCCCAGTATTGAATTGTATTTATCAGAGACTGccaatgaaacagaaaaaaacaaaacgatgttCATGAGCCAGATGTTGCTCCATTACCAGTTGTGGAAGGTCACAGGACTCGTCTGGACAACAAGCAGGATTTTCCAGCACAGTTGTCATCCACTTCTGGCTCGGAGCAAGAAGACACAAAGGTAAGCGCCCACTAAGAACCTTCATGTTTAtcaagaaaatcaagttcaattaAGCACAGCTTGCA
Encoded proteins:
- the LOC119376918 gene encoding uncharacterized protein LOC119376918, producing the protein MAAFRKIMYAGDKGTREAAIEELKLPSQAYISRVMTFLDKKKEWVVLYRSEVMTRGHNTYNIAEASIRILKDIVLSRTKAFNAVALLESILQVWETCFQARILRHANDCIPSHHILCHNLLKRMPDGAAETIVYQGNQCYMVPSAKKNDVYEVYGDTGICTCPAGNTGAFCKHQALVQKKFGGMFPSCPALSANDCHQLGWLALGDNCPSIELYLSETANETEKNKTMFMSQMLLHYQLWKVTGLVWTTSRIFQHSCHPLLARSKKTQ